One genomic window of Dama dama isolate Ldn47 chromosome 7, ASM3311817v1, whole genome shotgun sequence includes the following:
- the LOC133059585 gene encoding glutathione S-transferase A1 translates to MSGKPILHYFNGRGRMECIRWLLAAAGVEFEEKLIEKPEDLDKLKNDGSLLFQQVPMVEIDGMNLVQTRAILNYIATKYNLYGKDIKERALIDMYSEGVADLGEMIMLLPLCPAAEKDAKVTLIREKTTNRFLPAFENVLKSHGQDYLVGNKLSRADIHLVELLYYVEELDPSLLANFPLLKALKARVSNLPAVKKFLQPGSQRKPPTDEKKIEEARKVFKF, encoded by the exons atgtcagggaagcccattcttcacTATTTCAATGGACGCGGCAGAATGGAGTGCATTCGGTGGCTCCTGGCTGCAGCTGGAGTGGAG tttGAAGAGAAACTTATAGAAAAACCAGAAGACTTGGATAAGTTAAAAAATG atgGGAGTTTGTTGTTCCAGCAAGTGCCAATGGTTGAAATTGATGGGATGAATCTGGTGCAGACCAGAGCCATTCTCAACTACATTGCCACCAAATACAACCTCTACGGGAAAGACATAAAGGAGAGAGCCCT GATTGATATGTATTCAGAGGGTGTGGCAGATTTGGGTGAAATGATCATGCTTTTGCCACTGTGCCCAGCTGCTGAAAAAGATGCCAAGGTGACCCTCATCCGAGAAAAGACAACAAACCGTTTTCTCCCTGCATTTGAAAAC GTGCTGAAGAGCCATGGACAAGACTACCTGGTGGGCAACAAGCTGAGCAGGGCTGACATCCACCTGGTTGAACTTCTCTACTATGTGGAAGAGCTGGACCCCAGCCTTCTGGCCAACTTCCCTCTGCTGAAG gcccTAAAAGCCAGAGTCAGCAATCTCCCGGCCGTGAAGAAATTTCTGCAGCCCGGCAGCCAGAGGAAGCCTCCCACggatgagaaaaaaatagaagaagccaGGAAGGTTTTCAAGTTTTAG